Part of the Nicotiana sylvestris chromosome 2, ASM39365v2, whole genome shotgun sequence genome, ctgaatcagtggtaggagtctctgcactgacatccctcacgaaggtagaataagaaagacaacctttcccaaccatccgctgggtcctaaaaaatgaaatcaccctactgggaacataatccgtcgaaccccgccacttaatccgtggcatccccggcatagccaatatcGTCGTCTTAGCATATCAGTCCAGAATAGCccgacacggagacaaccaatccatacccaacaTCAAATGAAAATATACCATTCTAAGCAACAACGGATCCGCTCGAGCCTACCAACCTCCAATAGtaaccacacaagaccgatatacgtggtccacaaccacgacataACCTATCTATGAGAACTCCTGGTCTCCAAATCCATAaggcacatgaatcaccatatccgatcccaactccactgTCTGAACATCTAACACACATCTGATACTCGATCATTCCACGATggatacttctataattcttctgtgccaccaagcaaagtTGAATATTAGCAATCGATCCAATAAGAGAGTGCTGCAATATTAATGAagcatccataactcaaacacatcaccctttctgaaatgtataccctcatcaagccacaccaatcagtgatctcatttgtctagtcatctgaaattgtccatgctgcctaaaaatttatgaccttcctttcaaaactgaactgtgACATTACACATGCAATCTCAACCCTACATAACATATCGCATATAAcatgccatcctatgataaatgtgagaacttcataatccaatCCAAACCACAAGaaactatgtactcaactagccaagaacatTCCATTTGATCCTATCTAGAAGAAAATTACTATACATCACATGatcctcatgccagtagaaaatatacatctctaattGTGGtagaaaaccatcaagaactctccgaatcccatttgcacaaaacaaaaccgtcaggactgaatccttttaGCTCATCCAAGCTATGCAGGTCACcaaaacccaagagaattgccATGAGACACTTGTAGAAACTTATTACCTCAtaaacacccaaagaactaatcatatcccttaccataccgatccgacctactaccaagctatcctatttatccaagttccttctaaattaccttcaaTGTGATGCTTCCCCTCACCATAATGCCGCAATCCTCAACCCAAACTTACCATACGAGACTCAGGCATAAAACCACGTAAGGCTCATAAGCTGCTGAATACTCTTTTAATTATCCCCAAAGGCGCCACATTCCAAAAACTTATattgaagagacttcctgcaaatctaaagccattaagtttaccttcttgatactgatatgtagaatccataatgatgtATAATGCTACATGTCTCGATACCCTCCAACGtaaatctcagtttctagccaaatacacatcctgaagatctccaattattacatgtaattCTTGAATCCCTTCAAACCATCCTTTGGAGTTATCCACTCTACTCAGGTTTCAATTaggtgtcgtgccccctttttctcacgaaatagagtttatgacattttggttgggacaactctttccttttggaaaggggatttgcatttttgaagagttgccacctaacgatttaaggtgcgttagggcacctatagaatttatttataactacgtttggtaattAGAGACAAGGTAATGGCttaaaattattctaaggggaaggtgttaggcacccctcaggatccactagtgtggttcccggcctaacagtttttgtgaatttgtacaattagcaaataaaaaagtatgactcaaatagtaggggatttaagtttaaatacaaaagtgtttgaaaaaaaataattagtgaaaagcgagattttgaaaagaattacaatctaagcatattcgcgaatgtaaaggggggtgtcataggtttgtttataatatagatcacatcaataaaatacccggtatgaaactcctcaaagaggggctacacgtggtattaacgcaccggtcatcatatccatttCTACCCTTTACCGCCCCGCGAAGATAATtcaagcgagggttggtctcgacccctattgtaTGATGTTAcgcgtcccttcctatcagtcccggaagaatttaggactcctatcctataagaagggggttctaggcagaccctcaagtttaaaggtaaaatactaaggtgacatataataaacaagtaggacttcaattaaggggagcatggaagacaaatgaaaggcttagatatacctccacacacagtacacataaacaacatgactcatacacaattaaggtctaaattcagatcctgaacatggtatctaagtgataacaataGAGTTAGATGTATGACATGTCTCAGAGAAGAAGTCTTAATCAAGCTTACCTACTTATTTTAAACCAGTTGATAATTAAGTAGCATACATAAAGAAGCATGTTTCCAGTTTTGATGAATTTaatacctaaggcttgcctaggtgtaaaacAGTGTTCCAGTTATCAGGGTTACTTAGAGAAGGCTGTTTCAATTGTATTACTAAACATGTTATTCTAAATGTTGTAAAGACATGCAGGAATTGTGACAAGTTCCACTTAAACAGGATAATCGAACATGAGACTGTTTTATGtccttttcatgcatcagtagtttaactaggtgtgactgagcgagtGTGAACAAGATCCTAAAACAGGGTATCTAATGTAcacatatgaaaaatgcagatTGATTGCAGAATTCctaagacatgatttctaagtgccCAAGAGTTACAGCATGACTTCAAAACGTGCAAGAGCAACAATTTTTTGTTAATACTGTTATttatcctaaagcaggatttctaagtgataaagtGATGctaaatgagatgctgaaacagtaaacctaagaacatggtacCTAATGCAAGACATGCTTTGAATGAGTTgatcttacacatggattctaatgcacatataggaaatgtgaacctaagacatggtttctacccattgatgttgatagtatatataactaccctcctcttttcactagccagccccgaTACTTGTTTACAATAGATTATTACAGACCCatactgaaatgaattacataagaaaaataaaagttacactatagagagcttGAAAACAGGCCGAGATTTCCAGGACCTGATTAAGACTTCCTCTCCGAGTTAtataataaatcacctcaagtgccaagattgtttcatagcttttccttatatctgggtgtgtcagagttccctaaggccctcaagggatcccgagcagtgctcacacccagatttcatagccaggacagagtaagtgcagtatggaaaggccagcttttgtgtgtccaagtttatatggagctcaagggtcccaaggcaaggctcacacaaaagaggcagaacctagtggtctaagagtaaggTAAGAGTGCTTGATGAAAGACTTAGTAAAGCAGTTTAGAAGTGAAAAGGTTCAGAAATAGTTTTTAAAGATACTAGGAATTATCAGTTTTGAGAAGAATGCTAGGAGTAGGAGCAACAGTTTTGAAGTCATTCTTTGAGAAAAGCATACTCAGCAAACAACCCAATTAACCATAGAATACCTAGAGTTACTTGACAAGTAGACTTACAAATAGGGGCGAAAGGATTGGGAACATATAGGTTTGAAACCACATAAATAGGAAAATATTTGATACAACAAATATACAGAACATCTATGAGTCTATTGAACAATTCAGTCGTGGTAACAGACATTTAAAACATAGGGAAGAATGCAGCAGGATTATGTTGAAGACAAGAGTTTTGTTGAACAAAATTTGACATACCATTAGGGCCAATAGAATGTACTAGAAGACTAAGTGACTACATAGTTATACCAGTTAAGGGAGGGGTAAGGGAACTAAGTGAACATGCTGGACAAGTATCAAAGAATTAAGTAAAGTCAGATATGATGATTACACATAaggcagaatttagacatgcttaataACAGCAAACATAGAAACAAATTGAATAACTAGTACAGGAACAAGCATGGATGTATAAGAATGGAACACATAAAGTTGAGTTTCGAATTTAaaatagagacataccagttaaagagGAAGAATGCAGAATGTAAATATAGGtgcaactccaatatctagccttgactttcagccggctaggccaatagttagcacaagtagcaaagaaagaagagagagagttTGAACgtatgtgtgtattctgaactgtgttcgtgtgttaagactgtagaagagagtcatttatataacagtttgaaaactggttataataaggcaagaatcaattcttaagtaattatagaactcagtataaaaaattggttcgaatctccctttaattaagggagtcAGTGTAAATGGTAAAGAGCGGGtggcaagtaaggaaagaaatcatacacggCTGAAGTATAACAAATAAAGAAAGATTTCAAAATAGTACCAGTATAGAACATGTAAttaaggctaggttcagaaagtttttaaACTAAGAAAACAACCAGTAAGAATTAAATAGCAATGCAGACAAGGCaaggaaaaattaattaagacaTGCAACTAATCAAATCAAGTGGAAAGGTAGGAGTCGAGATTCAATAGCATAGAGTAGTCGATTAGGACCAAATTCATAAAGCCTTGATTAAGGGCACAATTTAGTAGAAATAAGTATCATAGTAAATCAGTCAGCTTAGTAGACGGGGCAGagcttttagggttttgaaagaatatttttcaataaccatcagaatcaatcaaaaaggagtcatgattctgcactttcaacatataaatagaggaggTCCACAAACATAGCAAgaaaacatattcgaagcatagtcatagaaagaagcaagagatgaacaaacaaaGTGAGCATAGTCACACAGAAGTGACATAAGTAGGCTAGGGATTTAGGAAAACATATTCGAAGCAGGGTAATCACAGGACTCAAGTAAGCAGGTTAGCACACAGAAACGAAGTAAAGAAAGCATGCTAACACTCAGAGGAGCAAAGTaaggaaaatcatgctaacattcatagaaacaaagtaaagaaaatcttttaaaaaaaatagggtTTTTAACAGAGTCAAGTTAAAAGTAGTAAGAGCACAAAATCGGtcaaaacaaacaaggaaaaggtttaatcataaagaaatcagtTAGAACATGCGTAaaagaactccgagaaaccctagCTTTAGAAAGAATGACTAAAatcgaaatagttagttaaaacaagggatttttaaaggaaaactcttaataatactcgaatcacctcagatctataaagatctgagaagaattGGACAGTAgcaaactagggttttcaaaagATAGTAGAGATAAAGAGaatcggttaaaaactcatggattcaAACGAAAAACAAGCGGAAATCCTTTCTTACAAACAAAAATGGCTGGAGACAGGCCAGTAAACGAGTTTCAAACTGGAGCAGGTTGGCTTtccttgagatcttctcaaggactcaTGAAGTCGAAGAGCCATGGAGTATAGGAGACCAGATGTGGTTGGAGAAAGCATGAAAACAGCATAGGGAGGAGGTTCTCGCCTGTGATGtcgattagggttagggtgagttgagagagaattagaaTATGAGAGAATTTAAGGGCGGCTGTCTCTGAATTATGagactagggttaggggtcgggtgaaattgaaaaggaaagggtgcgtttggaccgttgatctgggagatcaacggtcgagattaaaAAGGGTAGGTAGGTTCGGGTTTGGGTAAGGGTTAATAGGGTATGGGTCGGGTGATTCGGGTATGAAATTGGGCTGGAAAGGGGTCcgattttggctataattgaaagccaaatttagctattatttaaatagccaatattccccatttaatttataaaaaaataatcaataatttctggaaaaataTTAAGGtgcaaaaatgatttaaaatgcataattaaaaatttaaaaatacggggtccaattttatgcatatagaacataattaaatcttaaaagggctaatattgcaattatatgcaatttagctttaaaaatgctaaatgtaattataaaaatatataaaaattaccttagccatattttggcataaatatagcttcaaaaagctctaaaatcgcccaaaatggtaaaacttaggctaaaaatcgcGGAATTGGTCTTTTAAAACATTGTGCCCAGCACTTAAAACcttttcttcgcgaacgcggtcaacgcctcacgttcgtgaagcacaacttGTCGTTGACCACTTTTCCTTCATCGCAAACGCGATatcccctacgcgaacgcgaagcctcaGCCTTCCtactcatcgcgaatgcgacccCACACCTAAGAACGCGAAGCTCATTGAcctcaacccttcgcgaacgcggtacctccatcgcgaatgcgaaggccaaacctcCTGCCTCTCATactaacccatcgcgaacgcgagggcccactcacgaacgcgaaggccaaaagtctgcaacactcacaacagattttctgcaatctttttcaacttgaaacgatccgttcaaccacccgaaactcacccgaggccctcggggacctcaactaaacatgccaacttatcctataacatcattcaaactttttccaaccttcggagcactcaaaacaacattaaaacacaaaatgtgcatcggattcaagcctaagaattccaaaaacttccaaatttcgctttcgataaaaaagtctatcaaaccacgttcgaatgacctgaaattttgcacacacatcccaaatgacacaacggacctactgcaactcccgaaattccatccgacccctatatcaaaatcacaCCTActaaccggaaaatgccaaaattccaatttcgccaattcaagcctaactctactccgtacctccaaaacacattctgatcacgcttctaagttccaaatcacttcccgaagctattcgaaccatcagaattcacatccgagcccttttcacataagtcaacatccgattgacttttctagcttaagcttactcaaaatagactaagtgtctcaaatcttaccaaaacctctctgaacccgagccaaccaacccgataaccataatatagctgaacaagacaataagaagaagaaatgggggaaacgaagaggtaactcatgaaacgaccggccggatcatTACAATTAAGAGATCCCTACACTTTATATGTAGACTCCCAATCTTTTCAGCTACTAATGTGGGACTTTGTTCGCACACCCAACAGCTCTAACATGGCACATCACTGCTATCTTTCTAGCAACTGCTTCCCAATTTATACTCTTCTTCTAAAAAATTCTATGGTTTCTCTCCATCCATATGGCATAAAGGCATTCTGCATACGCCATCCTGAATATTTGAGCTTGCAGTGATCTCCTTTTTGCACTTTTGATAGCCCATTCCAGATGGTGGCTCCACTGTGTATGCTTGTAGCATTGTTGTTGAAGCCACTGCATAGTCTTTTCCCAGAGTCTCTTGGAATATTCACATCCTGCTAGCAGGTGATTTCTTGATTCGTCTTGTGCTTGGCAAAGACTGCATTTTACTTCTATGTTCATTACCCATCTTATGAGTCTGTCAGTGATTTTTTTGGAAATTAAACCACTGCATGTTGCCCAATAGCCATATTattaacaaaagaaaacatagataGACCTTTAAATCACTTACCCCTTGCAGGTAAGGCTGATACTTGTATACCACATATTATTTACTACTTAGGATCCTCCTCCCTCCGGTAAGGCTCCTAAACTAATGATTTTTATCTAAACTTCAAGTTATAAATGAAACAGTGTTGCCATATATTTTTTCCtgaattttccaaaacatttTCCCTCAAATCTTTGCTTCCAAGGCCATCAAAGGCCGATCTAGGGCGGGTCTCTGAATCTATTATTTGCGCTCGAactatgaaatatatatatatataataagattATCATCAGGGCAGAGCTGTGTACAATGAAGAGGTTTCAACTAAATCTCTTTCAAAAAATTATATGCAAAtagattaaaaataatttttttgtataCATGTCATAAATTGTTGAATTCCTTTAATGTAAGGAAACTTTTAAATGCAAGGAAAAGATGGTTCAAAAATTTCTTTTGATGATCTCAATAACTGACATTCTCGTATTTAGTTGAATCTCTTTGTTAGAATTTCTGACTCAAATCACCCCGCCGACCAGAGAAAAAGGAACATCATCAAAAGAgtaaaagtaaaagaaataaatagCTTAGCTTCCAACTTCTTAGGCCAAAGCATGTTACACATGTAAATGGCGGTGGTCTGGCTACCATCTACAACATATATCCAAAGTTGCTACTTAATTATGATTGGTGCCGATAAATGCAGAAAGCCGATTTAAAATTTAAAGTTTATGAATTTCCTATAAAGACCTTAagtaaatatataataataattagATTCATTGTCaaatatttataaatttttttaaaatttcgtaATACATATACAATATGAGCAAAAGTTTATATGAATCCGTAAATGACACTTTAAATCAGGGGCGGACCTAGAGCATAGAATACGGGTTTCcgggaacccagtaacttttgtgTATAGCcctgtatttatattaagaaatttactaaatatttgtaaatatctaaTTGCGAACCCAGTTATTATTGCATATTGATCTGAAATTACGGTAGGAACCCATAAGgctcaaatcctggatccgcctctgctcTAAATCTGCCCCTGATAAAGGCTAGCCAAATGGCTCCCGGACTTCAAAGAAAGATGGATTCTTGACAACGATGTCATACATATGTAGAGATTTGAAGTTTCTAAAATCCTTAG contains:
- the LOC104213325 gene encoding uncharacterized protein isoform X1 encodes the protein MSGVWIFDKKGVARLITNPTRESFELMQPTYPGSGTATAPGARPKVLVYLPENQVISSYVDLEKILIELGWSHYNNPIRLIRWVMNIEVKCSLCQAQDESRNHLLAGCEYSKRLWEKTMQWLQQQCYKHTQWSHHLEWAIKSAKRRSLQAQIFRMAYAECLYAIWMERNHRIF
- the LOC104213325 gene encoding flowering-promoting factor 1-like protein 3 isoform X2, producing the protein MSGVWIFDKKGVARLITNPTRESFELMQPTYPGSGTATAPGARPKVLVYLPENQVISSYVDLEKILIELGWSHYNNPISLCQAQDESRNHLLAGCEYSKRLWEKTMQWLQQQCYKHTQWSHHLEWAIKSAKRRSLQAQIFRMAYAECLYAIWMERNHRIF